A single genomic interval of Capricornis sumatraensis isolate serow.1 chromosome 11, serow.2, whole genome shotgun sequence harbors:
- the UQCRB gene encoding cytochrome b-c1 complex subunit 7 translates to MAGRPAVSASSKWLEGIRKWYYNAAGFNKLGLMRDDTIHENDDVKAAIRRLPENLYNDRVFRIKRALDLSMRQQILPKEQWTKYEEDKFYLEPYLKEVIRERKEREEWAKK, encoded by the exons tttcagcatcaagcAAGTGGCTGGAGGGTATTCGAAAATGGTATTACAACGCTGCTGGGTTCAATAAACTGG GCTTAATGCGAGATGACACAATACATGAGAATGACGATGTAAAAGCAGCCATAAGAAGGCTTCCTGAGAACCTGTATAATGACAGAGTGTTTCGCATTAAGAGAGCGCTGGACCTCAGCATGAGGCAGCAGATCCTGCCTAAAGAGCAGTGGACAAAATATGAGGAG GATAAATTCTACCTTGAACCGTATCTGAAAGAGGTTATtcgggaaagaaaagagagagaagaatgggCAAAGAAATAA